Below is a window of Pogona vitticeps strain Pit_001003342236 chromosome 9, PviZW2.1, whole genome shotgun sequence DNA.
TGTGCCGGCGTTCTGGAGCCGTTCTGGACCAGCGGCCAGACCCTGCCCTGAGGCTGCTTCTGAGACTCCTGGGACCAAACCCATCTCTCCTTGCTTTCGGCAGGAGACCCCACCTCCATGAGGGTCACCTGGACAACCTTTCGCCCCGCGGAGTCCCTTGTGGCCTACGGCCGGGATCCCGGAGAGGCCTTCACCCATGTGGCCAGAGGCAATGCCACGCGGTTTGTGGACGGTGGGAAGTTACGGCGGACGATGTTCATCCACCGAGTCACCCTCCAGGGCCTGGTGCCGGGAGAGCGCTATGGTAAGGCCTGGACCTCCTCCCATGGCGTGGTGGCCCCACGGAAGGGCGCCAGAGGGGCCGGGAGCGTGGCGCCTCGTGAGGCCCTGTTGGGAGCACTATGGAAGCCTCTCCTGGTGTCTGCTCCTGGTGAGAGCACAGCCGGGATCCGCCTGGCCTGTCAAAGGCAGCCGTGGCGTCGTGGCGTGTCGAGCTGCCTCGGGGTCCCTGAGCCGGCCTCTCTTCCCGGTCTTTGCAGGCTATTGCTGCGGGAGTGAGCTGGGCTGGAGCAGGCCCTACAGCTTCTGGGCCTTGATGAACGGCAGCGACTGGAGCCCCCGCTTTGCCATTTTCGGAGACATGGGCCTGCTGAACCCCCAGTCACTGCCTCGGCTGCAGCGGGAGACGGAGATGGGCTTGTATGACGTGGTGCTGCACGTGGGTAGGGCCCGAGGGAGAccgcttcccctcccccattgccCCTTTGCCACAAATATCCCTTCCTTGGCCTgatcctgtctctctctctcccccctgcagGGGACTTTGCCTACGACTTCCACACGGTAAGGGGTTTGCCGGGCTCTGTCCCTGCTTTTGGATGCAGATGTGAAAAGGTGCCTGAGTTTTTCCCCAACCTGACGTCTTCCAGATGTgtttttgactgcagctcccatcatcccactCATTGCAGCCTattgggagttctagtccagttGGAGCAGACTGACCTGCACAGCAATGATGTCAGGCCAGGATGTGTTCCATGTGTCAAGAGTAAAAGGAGACACACAATAACCAGGCACGCTGGGTGTGGCCCAACACACTCTGCGTTTTCTTACTTAGCTTCTCTCCCTAAGTCGGTTGAGGCTGGTGTGCCAGGAGCCTCTCGGACCTTTCTTGGTTGACACGAGCCTTGGCTTGCTCGCAGATTGGCCTGCTGTCATGCCGTCTGCATGAGGCTGCTTTTGACCAGGGTCTGGGAATCCCAGTCCGGTCCTTGTGGGAACAGGGTTACAATCTCTGAAGCTTTAACTCATGGGGGTCCAGGGAGGCCAAAGGACCCTCCCCTCTCCTAGGAGAGCCCTGTCTTTGTGTCCGAGCATCGCCTGGTGGGAGACTCCAAGGGACGTCCGATCAGGCTTTGCCAGGGGCTGCAGGGCAGGAGCGCTTGCTGCCCATTAAGCCAGTTCTCCCATTCCCAAGCACCCCTTTCTCTCCCTGGCAGGATAATGCCCACGTTGGAGATGCTTTCATGAGGAAAATTGAGCCTGTGGCTGCCTCCTTGCCATACATGACTTGCCCAGGCAACCACGAAGAGAAATAGTGAGTAATTCTGCCAAACTTCCCATGCGCTCCttcaccccaccccacagctACAGTCAGGGCCCAAGAAAACTGCCCCAGCCCCCTTGCTTTTGGAGATCATGTTTAATTCTGCAAGCAGAGCTGGGGGAAAGTGACCTTCCAGGGCTGCAGGGCCAGAGTCCCTGGCTTGCAGGGCCCCCGACCAGGTACAGCCCCCAAGAAATAACATTGGGAAGCAAGCGCCTTGAGTCATCCTTCTTCCAGACTGGATTCTGGGCCCGGAGAGCTGCTGGGGATTAAGCTGCCGGCAGCAAAATCCTGGGCATGTTTGCTGAGAACAAAGTCCGTAGCAAAGCTCAGTAGGAGATCacgttgcctgcctgcctgccatttCAAGGGCTGATGAGTCATGGGGAAAAGCAAGGGCGAGTGTATTTTTACCTGTGGAATCTGgagagtgggtgggtgtggaATAACAAAGTTCCCCTGAGCGTATGCAGAGTGCGTTCCCTTGAGTGTCATCATCCTGATCTTTTTGTTGGTAAAAATGAAGGATGTGAAGAGAGGGTTGCctagggaccccccccccacctgcccttTGGTCCTTCCTgaccttctccctccctctcccgaCAGCAACTTCTCCAACTATCGATTCCGCTTCAGCATGCCCGGCAACACAGAGAGCCTCTGGTACAGGTGAGTGTCCAGCTGTCCAGCAGAGGGCACTGGTCCTGAGCCATCAAAGGCAAGAGTTACTCTCTGGGCAGCCACTTCCAAGAGATGTGAATCTGGAAAAACTGTGCaccccacctgttgtgggctggAAGGGTACCTGAAGGCTAGGAGCGTCCTCGTTCTGTTAAACGAGCCCAGGAGGCCACGGTCCGGTGGGGAGGCGGGAGCACGGCCTTCTGCCCTGACCCTGCTTTCGTGGGACCTGTTGCCGCTTCTCACCTGGAGGCCCGACAGCCTCCCCTTCTTAGGCCACTGACCACCAGTCTTCCCTTCCAGCTGGAATGTTGGCCCGGCCCACATCATCTCTTTCTCCACGGAGGTGTATTTCTTCTTGGAGTATGGGTGGCGGCTTGTTGCCGAGCAGTTCCGGTGGTTGGAGAGGGACCTGCAAGTAAGGAGCGGGGCTCTGATTTGGggtggggtccccccccccaagagtggCTGCTCGTGGACACAGTCTGCAAATCAGACTTCCCTGGGAGAACCTTTCGAACAGGGCATGCCTTCCAAGACCGTagcctttcaaacagaggactgcccTTGTAAAAGAGGACACAAGAGTGGTCCCCTTTGCTTCCTGctgacttttttccttcttgtgccAGGAGGCCAGCCAGCCCGAAAGGCGCAAAGAACGCCCTTGGATCATAACCATGGGGCACCGGCCCATGTACTGTTCCAACAATGACCGGGACGACTGCACGCAGCACGAAAGCATTGTGAGTGAGAGGAAAGAGCcagggagaggtgtgtgtgtgtgtgtgtgtgtgtgtgtgtgtgtgtgtgtgtgtgtgtgtgtgtgtgtgtgtgtgtgtgtgtgtgtgtgtgtgtgtgtgtgtgtgtgtgtccagtgtCATGAATTCAGTTTCACCCAGTCCTTGGAAAGCAGCTGTGCGACCAGCCCTCCGCCCTGTCTCTTTAAGATGCCTTTGGTTTAGTGTTGCGTTTGTCTGCCCACGTTCAACCACATCTCTGCAGCCGCTCTAGGACCTTTTTCGTCTGCTTTCATGCttccgtttgtttgtttttaaattgtgttgagAAAGTTGTGGTGGGCTTTttgatctctctccccccccaccaattAGACTTTGAATGCATTGAAGAAGACCAGTGCGGTTCATATTAAGACTCAGGTTTAGCATATTTTGTATCCCCCAGTGATAATTCCCGGGAGTGCCCTGAACTGGCAGCCAgagtccttcctttctccttagtGGTTCGCCCAAAGCCAGAGCGGGAGGCTTTCTGTCCCAGTGCCCTGCCCCACCGTCTGGGAGAGCAAAAACATGACACCAAGGGCCAAAGAAAGCTCTCGGTTGGTTGGGACGGCCCTTTGCCTCAgacccttttttcttttgcctggaATGGAGGACTTCGTTTGCACCTCTTTGAGTGACAGCACAGCATGGCAGGCATTTGGGGTTTCTGCAGCAAAAAGTGTCTCGGGGGATGAAACCTTGTGCATGAGGGTTGAAATGCAGTTGAGTCTTGAGGAgacctggtggggggggggagaggagctcTGCTTCTGCCAGGATGGAGGCCCACCTGCAGTTTTCTGGGAGTCCCTGGaagccaccgggggggggggagggatctgGGGAATTTCCAAAACTTGACAGGGGCTGATCCTTATAGCttgtcccccctccccgcagGTTCGCTGTGGGCTTGGCCACCACCAGTACGGCTTGGAAAACCTGTTCTACAAATATGGTAGGTTGAGCGtcttagtttttttcccccagtgggcTTTCTACCAGCACTCTGATTCTGCCTTTCAGATGATGGCCATGTTAaaggggggggctggggggggagagggagagatgctGGCCGAGGAGTGTGCGGAGTAAAGACTAGTTAGGTGGGCCAAGAGAACATCTGGTCAGGGCAGTTGTTTTTCTCTGCCTTGACTGCCCTGCTGTCCTTGGGAAAAATGGGTGTGTTGGAagtttaaaaatatgtaacaGTTAAAGATTtagggctcaggttacaggagaCGTCTGTGATGGATGTTTAGAGACTTTAGGACGTTATGCCTGTAATAAGCAGCCCACAAAGGAGAAAGTaagaaggccagaatcctgctggcaaGCACGCTTTGTGGGTGCAATTGTGGTTGTGTGAAGGACAGCCCATAATCTGTTGTGTCATGCACACAGCGCATGAGATGTCTCCCACCACAGGATTTTGGTTTAAAGTACCGTTGGTTTGATTCTAGGAGAGAGGCGCTGGGCGAAGGAATGTCAGCCTGTCGTAGCGCCAGGCAAAAAATCTAGAGGAAAGGAATCAGTTCTCATCATTTGAGCCACCAATAAAAGAAGGCTGACAGTGTTGAGGTGTTCAGTGGTCACTGAAAAAGCTGACAATATTAGGTttctagagattttttttttaaaaaagaatcaacaCAAGGTATGTCCAGAGGTGGTGGGGGTGGTTCAATATGATATTTCTGGGGATGAACTAGAGTAAGGGAGTCTAGCGAATGAGatccttgaattttgctataaaccCCTAGAATACTGGATTCCAAAAGAGAAAGTCAGCAATGATGACACAGACATGAGGTGGGGTTCCTCCTTCCACAGAGGGTCCACCGTTCCCTGACAGCTGGAGTTTGGCTGATTtgaaagccttcagaacacagtacatcttttatttttatttttggtctgaATAATCTTCatcagagagccagtgtggtttagtggatcaAGTGTGGACTATTCAGATGGCTTGGGTTTAAGTCCCTCTGGGCCatgggaaactcactgggggacgtgtgatggaactggcaaaaccagtccttttatctcacataccttggaaacctcATTAGGGTCCTTATAAATCAGATGCAAGTTGACAGCAGGAAGGCAGGCAACAAGAACCCCCCATCAGTTGTACTTCAGCTGCTGTTTCTGCCCCTTTGACTCTTAAGAGAACAATGTTATCTTCTCAACCTTAGAGTGGGAGAAGCACACCGAATGCCGgccaatattttcttttgtttatttattgaagtTTTAAAGTCCCACTCTGTATCAAAATATTTGTGAGATGGCTGCAGACAGTAAACAATATGAAACACTGTATCCATTCAGACTATTCAAAATGACACAGAACAACGTAAAATAGCTTAAACAGTTTTTCCAAAATCGCAACGGTGTAGTACACGTTGTATTCCATCAGGGCTTTCCGGCCCAATCAAGCCGTGATTCCTACATCCCTAAAAGCTTTCACAAAGGGCTAGATTTTAATTCGGTGCCAAAACTGGGTTTCTGCAGGGTGTGCTTTCTTAACCAGGATGACAGGGCAGAGCAGGAGCTTTAGAGAAAGGGCTGACCATTcagtcacattttttttttaaaaaaaagccctttaAGATTTTGTGTTGGGCCATGGCCGCCAGGCGCCCAGGTCTtccttctcccctctctctctctctctctctctctaaattttCCTCTCCCATCTCTCTGTAACCCACCAGGGGTTGATCTGGAGCTGTGGGCGCACGAACACTCCTATGAGAGACTCTGGCCGGTCTACAACTACAGGGTGAGTTCGGACGGGGTGAAAGGGTCCGGGGTTTCCTTTGCAGGAGCCCAAGAAGGTGCCCGAAGCCTCCGGGCTGTTGGCCTTTGGGCCAGAGCAAAGGTGGAAAGCTctgcaccaccacccccagaaCACAGGTGGGAAGAGTGAGCTGTTGGGGACCCCCACCTCCCAGgcttctgcctccctcccccataaaagcaaaatagaaataataataaaaaagacaaaaaacaaaaaacaataaaaaagggaCTGAAAGacttaacttttatatttttttaaatatgaaatttcatgaacaaatccacttcatcaagTCTGATAAAGTGGAGCAGTCCAAAaaagctgacattttaaaaaatgttagtctttaaggtgctgtcaTGCTTTTGCCTTACTAGAGGTAGCTTTATCCCTGGTAGAGTAATTGATTGATAGACTTATATACCAGCCCATTAGGGCAAAGTACTAATCTGGGTGGTTAAAATCAAACAGTACTAGTAATGAACCAACAATACCAATAGTAAATAAAAACCAAGGCTAAAAAGAGCCACAGGCTTCCACCCCCTCGGTCTGcattttctctgcattttctcctttgccttctctttgcTCCCTCCTTCAGGTTTACAATGGCAGCACCAAAGCCCCCTATACCGACCCTGGCGCCCCCGTGCATATTATCACCGGATCGGCTGTAAGTGAGAGGTTTGGGACTTGGTCGATGTAATTCTGAGTAGAGGCTCATGTTCAGGGGGGCTTAGGTATCCTGATGTCTCCCTGAGCATGTACAGAATCCATCTCATAGAAACATATCCCGAGTCAGTGTGTTTATCCATCTAGGCTACTGCTGCCTTCTCCAGCACAGGGCTGGCCAGGCGGCGCTCCCAGCCGGAGGGCTTCTAATGGGGAACGCTTGGGTT
It encodes the following:
- the ACP7 gene encoding acid phosphatase type 7; translation: MIRTESFVRFCLWLLWVPGARPHHAQPEQVHLSYPGDPTSMRVTWTTFRPAESLVAYGRDPGEAFTHVARGNATRFVDGGKLRRTMFIHRVTLQGLVPGERYGYCCGSELGWSRPYSFWALMNGSDWSPRFAIFGDMGLLNPQSLPRLQRETEMGLYDVVLHVGDFAYDFHTDNAHVGDAFMRKIEPVAASLPYMTCPGNHEEKYNFSNYRFRFSMPGNTESLWYSWNVGPAHIISFSTEVYFFLEYGWRLVAEQFRWLERDLQEASQPERRKERPWIITMGHRPMYCSNNDRDDCTQHESIVRCGLGHHQYGLENLFYKYGVDLELWAHEHSYERLWPVYNYRVYNGSTKAPYTDPGAPVHIITGSAGCQERLDPFVPEPRKWSAVRIEDYGYTRMQIFNRTHLWLEQVSDDQDGKVVDGIWLIKGKRGPGAWP